The proteins below come from a single Triticum aestivum cultivar Chinese Spring chromosome 5D, IWGSC CS RefSeq v2.1, whole genome shotgun sequence genomic window:
- the LOC123125944 gene encoding uncharacterized protein has protein sequence MESAQNKKVGSTGSAQNKKVGSMEVEMPGVVPVSPTVAACPAAVALVSVWALITPFFLFLFYGVWALLTSALSMFFPQKDAEASALDIGIVCCAALQAAAAVLAMELPCRRVWVRYALAYLSLALTIAGHWMYFARADCYSRITCTLGIYECAAGDIICFLALLLGPLLALVFRFATGGPLDRTRGVTTA, from the exons ATGGAGTCGGCGCAGAACAAGAAGGTTGGATCCACGGGGTCGGCGCAGAACAAGAAGGTTGGATCCATGGAGGTGGAGATGCCTGGTGTGGTTCCTGTGAGCCCGACGGTGGCCGCTTGTCCGGCCGCTGTCGCACTTGTCAGCGTTTGGGCGCTCATCACCCccttcttcttgttcctcttctACGGCGTTTGGGCGCTCCTCACCTCCGCACTG TCCATGTTCTTTCCGCAGAAGGACGCGGAGGCGAGCGCCCTGGACATCGGGATCGTGTGCTGCGCCGCGCTCCAGGCGGCCGCGGCGGTGCTGGCTATGGAGCTCCCGTGCCGCCGCGTCTGGGTCCGCTACGCCTTGGCCTATCTCTCCCTCGCGCTCACAATCGCCGGCCACTGGATGTACTTCGCCCGAGCAGACTGCTACTCCAGAATCACCTGCACCCTCGGCATCTACGAATGCGCTGCGGGCGACATCATCTGCTTCCTGGCCCTCCTCCTTGGCCCCCTCCTGGCGCTTGTGTTTCGATTTGCCACTGGAGGGCCACTGGATCGCACGAGGGGCGTCACAACAGCATAA